The proteins below are encoded in one region of Gemmatimonadota bacterium:
- a CDS encoding YtxH domain-containing protein: MWRRQEVHRDFFWVGLVVGLALGGLAILGLFLGTEAGRNTRSRLGEAVQRVRSRFNGSAKSQESPAEAGYID; this comes from the coding sequence ATGTGGCGACGACAAGAAGTGCATCGCGATTTTTTCTGGGTAGGGCTCGTTGTTGGTCTTGCTCTTGGCGGACTCGCTATTCTGGGATTGTTTTTGGGAACGGAAGCGGGGCGGAATACACGCTCGCGCCTGGGAGAAGCCGTTCAACGCGTGCGTAGCCGTTTTAATGGTTCCGCAAAATCTCAGGAATCACCTGCTGAAGCGGGATATATAGATTAG
- a CDS encoding RNA methyltransferase, with protein sequence MNLLSKPDGYPIYAVVENVRSLFNVGAIFRSADGINASGVYLTGFTGCPPRKEISRVALGAEEAVPWHYERDTEEVIGGLRSQGVQVVALEQTPDSVDFRNFCYRWPVAVILGHEVMGVRPETLCLCDGVVHIPMLGTKVSLNVSVATGVMLYELLSIFERQRDREW encoded by the coding sequence ATGAATTTGCTTTCTAAACCCGATGGATATCCCATTTATGCCGTTGTGGAAAATGTTCGTTCACTGTTTAATGTGGGCGCAATTTTTCGCTCGGCAGACGGGATCAATGCATCGGGGGTTTATTTGACGGGGTTTACGGGGTGTCCCCCGCGCAAGGAGATCAGCCGCGTGGCGTTGGGCGCAGAAGAGGCCGTGCCCTGGCATTATGAACGGGATACAGAAGAGGTAATTGGCGGTTTGCGCTCACAAGGTGTGCAGGTGGTTGCATTAGAGCAAACGCCAGATAGTGTCGATTTTCGAAATTTTTGCTATCGCTGGCCGGTGGCTGTGATTTTGGGCCATGAGGTGATGGGCGTGCGTCCCGAGACACTGTGTTTGTGCGACGGCGTTGTGCATATTCCAATGTTGGGAACAAAAGTGTCTCTAAATGTGTCTGTAGCTACAGGGGTTATGCTTTATGAACTGTTGTCCATTTTTGAGAGACAACGAGATAGGGAGTGGTAA